AGACGTTGCAGGCCGGCGTGGAGGCGATCAGCCAGGGCACCTACGACCGTCCCCTCGATATCGCGACCGGCGATGAGTTTCAGGATTTGGCTGCGGCCGTGCACCGGATGGCCGATCGCCTCAAGACCTCCCGGGCTGAGCTGGAAGCCTTGAATGCAGACCTGGCCCGTCGCGTGGAAGAGAAAACCGCCGAGGTGACTGGCCACCTGAAGAAACTCCAGTTCGCCGAACGGTTGGCGACGCTGGGCCAGGTGGCGAGCGGGATTGCCCATGAAATCAACAATCCGCTCGGGATCATCCTGAACCGGATCGAATGCATGGAGGCGGAAGCGGCGCATCTGCCGGAGGACGTGTGGAACGATCTGCGGGCGATCCGGTCGCAGGCCGACCGTATTTCCCGCGTCACGCGGAGCGTCCTCGCCATGTCGCGCGGGGCGGCGACCACCCTGAAGCCGATCGACATGAATTGCGTGCTGCGCGCCTGTGTGGAGGTCGCCAGGGATCGGGCGGCGGCCCATGATGTCCATCTTGAGACGGACCTGGCCGGCGACGTGCCTCCCGTCATGGGGGATCGGGACCGGCTGGAGACGGTCATCCTGAATCTGCTCAACAATGCCATCGATGCGGTCCGGGACAGCGATCAGCCCCGGCAGGTGACCATCCGGTCCGAGTCCGTGCAGGCTGACGAGGGTGACTTCGTCGTGACGACGGTGCGGGATACGGGACCAGGCATCCCTGAAGAAATACTCGGACGCATCTTCGATCCGTTCTTCACGACGAAGAAGACGGGACAGGGCACAGGGTTGGGATTGTTCCTGAGTTATGGGATCGTCGCGGATCACCGCGGACGGCTGGAGGTCAAGAACGACGAGCGTGGCGCCGTGGCGTCCGTGGCGCTGCCCGCTCTGGCATCATGTGTCGATGTTCATCAGGAGGCCGGATGGAGAACACAGGCAAGATATTGATCGTCGATGACGAAGCGGATGCGCTGGACAACTGCCGTCGCATCCTGAGCCGCTTAGGGCATGACTGTCTGACGGAGCAGGATCCGGTTCGCGCCGTACAGAGGATTCAAATCGAGCGACCGGAACTGGTCCTGACCGACCTGTGCATGCCGGGGTTGGACGGTCTCGGGGTGCTCAGCGAGGCCAAGCGGGTCGACCCCACGATCAAGGTGGTGTTGCTGACGGCCTATGCGACCGTCCAGACTGCGGTGGCCTCCATGCGGCATGGGGCGCTCGATTACATTCTGAAACCCTATTCCAGCAAAGATCTCGAGGAGGTGGCGAAACGGGCTTTCGGAGGAACTGAACCCAATGGGGGCGGCGTCCTGGCGCAGGTCGGCGGCGGTCGATTGCAACGGACCAGGTCGGGAGAGACGCCCGCGCTTGCACAGATCCTTGGACGGAGCAAAGCGATCCTGACACTGTTGGAGCTGATCCGGAAAGTGGCCGATACGGAAGCCAGCCTGCTGATCTACGGCGAGAGCGGGACCGGCAAGGAGTTGGTCGCGCGTGCGATTCATGCGCACAGCCGCCGGGCGGCCCATTCGTTCGTGCCGGTGGATTGCGCCGCTCTGCCCGACACCCTCCTGGAATCGGAGTTGTTCGGACATGAAAAGGGGGCCTTTACGGGGGCCCATGCGGCCAAGCCGGGACTGTTTGAAGTGGCGAACGGCGGGACGGTCTTTCTGGATGAAGTCAGCGGGATGAGCCAGACCCTCCAGGCTCGGCTCCTCCGCGTGTTGCAGGAGCGGCATGTACGCCGTGTCGGCGGGACACGCTATAGCGATATCGACGTCCGGGTGATTGCGGCCTCGAACAGGAATCTTGAGGACGCGTGCCGAAACGGCACCTTTCGTGAAGACCTGTATTACCGATTGAACGTCATTCCGATCGTGCTGCCGCCGTTGCGGGAACGGGAGGGTGATGTGGAGTTCCTGGCGCGGGCCTTCTTGCGACGCTTCATGGACAAGAAAGCGAACAGCTTTGGAGATACGGCAACCTTCGATCCGATGGCTCTTTCTTCCTTAAACGCCTACACCTGGCCCGGCAATGTACGGGAGCTTCAGAACGTGATCGAGCGGGCGGCGGCGCTGGCGGATGGCCCCGTGATCCGCCTGGAGCATCTGCCGGAACGCGCCCGGCTGATCGGCTTGAAAGAGCTGCCCGATCACGAGGTCCCTCGATACAAAGAGGCCAAACAGGAGGTGGTGCGCTCATTCGAGCGGACGTACCTGCTCGATCTCCTCAAGCGCCACGACTGGCATATGGGGCACGCGGCCCAAGAGGCGGGGGTGGATCGGAAGACCATCGAGCGCATGGTCAAGCGCCACGGTCTCACGGAATCGTGATAGGTCGGGGGCCTGAGCGGTTCACGCCAGGCATGACCGAGCAGCGGTCCCGCCGAGCCAGTTGCCGGGGGCGCCTGGCTGTCTCAACGTCTGGAGCCTGCTTATCGTGTCAGTTTCGGCCGCATGCGAGACAGCGGCGCATAGAGATTCGTGAGACATGAGAAGTGAGGCGAACGAGGCCTTTCGCATCCTGCCTTGCAAATCTCCCGCTTGTACTTGGCGGTCATTCTGAACCGCTTGTGTCACAGAGCTCGTCAGCGAACTCGTCCGGTTTGGGCAGGAGCGGGCTAACGGTATTCTGATTTCTTCTCACCTTAATAGGATTCCAACAGCCACGTGATCGGCATCAGGTCGGTTGTCCGGCAGCTTACCCCGTACCTCGCGGCCTTTATTGTGTCTATTACGCCCCAGTGAAAAGATATGAAATTCACGCACGGGGTGGTGGCGCTCGTCTTCATAGGTGAGGGTCAGGCGCTGTGCGGGGGCTGACCTGAATCTTTTTCTTGCCGTAAAGCTCCATGATGATGCAGCGGCGCGGCGGTGAATTCCTCGAGCGTCGACCGTCCTGACTGGTCCCCCATCAGACACATTCGTGCAGATTCGTGAATCCCGATAAGAAGGCTCTACTCCGCTGGCGGGTCGAGCGTGATGCCGACGCCTACCTTGGCGGATCTTGTCGGGCTATGATCACGCTCCTCGGAGCAGGATCGAAGACTTGCCAGCATGGGTGGGCTCCTTCGGCCCGTCCTGATTCAGACTGTTCCTACCCCTCGTGCCCCCCGCCTAGAACATGGGGCGTCGGCGTCCCATTGTTCACCTGGAGCAAGGGCGAAGAAAGTCGGCAGGCAATCAAGCGGTTCGGAGAGACTCCTGGTGCGAATGGGACGCCGATGCCCCATTGGATTCGCCCGTGCAACCTAGACACGATCCGATTTCGCGGGAAATCGTGAAGTAGCCGGGATGATCGTGAGCGGAACAGGAGTTGCGTAGGGATGCCCATGGCTTGGTGCGTTGCTGTCGAATATGACGAGGTCTGGTGAAGGAGCGGGAAGAAAAGGACCGGCCTCCTGATTTTCCCCGCGCGCGAGCCCCCTTCACCGGGCCACCAAATATGAAGGCCGCTGATGGAGAGAGCGGGGATCACGGTTCACTGGTTTCCATTGAGGATCTGAAGGCGGGGATTTGGACAGGATGAAAGGACAGGGAGAAGACATCATGATCTGGAGCTTGATCCGACATCATCAGGTACTTGCCACGATCCTGTGCGGCGCGGTCCTCGCCTGGGTCGGGGACGAGGCGGCCGCCCAGCATGCGGCGCATCAAGGGGCCACGGAGCCTTCATCAGGGGCGGCCTGGGCCGAGCGCCTCAAGGGGCAAACCATCGTTGAGGATGCGATGGAGGGTCGTCCGGAGCGCACGGCGATGGTGGAACGCCAGCATCAGCGCATCATGCAGCAAATGGAGCAGGATGCCGAGGCCCAACGCACCGGCGGCTTCTACCACAACGTGAACATGATGCACCAATACGGGGCCGGCAATCAGGATGTGCTGCTGATGTCGAATCCCGGCGTGGAGCCGGTCTCCACCCAGGGTGGACGCTGCCCGGCGGCGGCTCCGGTCCGGCAGTACGACATTTCGGCCATCAACGTTGAAATCACGCTCAACATGTGGCTCGACTTTTATCCCGGCTACATGTACGTGCTGACCGAGGACATCGACAAGGTGCGGGAAGAGGAAAGGAGGAATCGGGAAGCCCGTGAGAAGGACGGGCATGATCCCGGCGCCGTGAGGAACGGCTTGCAGAGCCAATGGATCCAGCCCCTGGTCATCCGCGGCAATCAGGGTGATTGCGTGAAGATCACGCTGCGCAATCAACTGGAGGGGAATGAGGAGGTCAGTCTCAACGTTCACGGTTCCAGCATGGTCGTGGCGTCGACGGGTCAGCCCGCAACCACGACGAATCCGGATAGCATCGCGGCCCCGGGCAAGGCCGTGGAGCTGGAGTGGTACATCCCGCCGACTCAGCAAGAGGGCGGACGGCAATTCCACTCCTACAGCAACGATCGGGAATTGACGGTCATGGGCCTGTTCGGCTCGTTCGTGATTGAGCCGAAGGGGTCCGAATACCTTGATCCGCTGGGAACCGGCGAGCCCGAGCCGATGAGAAGCGGGTGGCAGGCGATCATCAAGAACGGGGCGGGGCCGGATTTTCGAGAGTTCGTGCTGATCTATCACGAAGTCGGGGATGAAGCGTTCAGGCCCCTGAACAAGAAGGGCGATTTCCTCCCGCAGCGCGATCCCTTGACCGACGTCTATCGGCCGGTCGCCCGTGCGCTGAACTACCGGAGCGAACCCTTCGGCCTCGATAACATGCAGGCGCAGCACGAATACTTCGGCTTTGAAGACGAGTCGATGGCTTACAGCGCCTATACCTTCGGAGACCCCGCCACCACGATTCCGCGGAGCTACTTAGGCGATCCGGCCAAATTCCGCCTGGTGCACGGCGGATCCGAGGTCTTTCATTCCCACCATCCTCACGGCGGCTCCATCCGCTGGCCGCGAAGCCCCCGCGCGATCGATGAAATGCCGCTCTGGCATGCGGCCAAGAACGGACCGGTCAAATATCCCGTGATCCGGACCAAGTCCGATCGCGTGGACGTCGAGGTCATCGGACCGTCCGAGACCATGGATCTGGAAACCGAATGCGGCTCCGGCCTCTGCCAGCAGTTGGCCGGCGATTTTTTGTTTCATTGCCATGTCGCGCATCACTATATCGCGGGCATGTGGGGATACTGGCGCGTGTACAACACGCTCCAGCAAGGCGCACACCACAACGACACCATGCCCGCGCTCCGCGAGTTGCCCGATCGTGCCGGCCGCCTGAAGCCCGGCGTGACCTCGGACGAGCTGATAGGCAAGACGGTCGATTGGTTCGGCAAGCAGTTCCGGATCATTGAGAAGGGCAAGACCGATTGGAACGCGGACCCGGCCCTGGTCACGATCAAAGATTGGGTGGAAATGCAGTTGCCCCCACAGGGCAAGCCGGGTCATAAAGACGATGAACTTGGGCAAACCCTCTCGTACGACGCGACGGTCTTGGATTGGGTCTGGCAGGGCCGTCGCGCCATGACGGAACGGGAAAACACCGTCCCGAATCCCCGCTACCAATCGGCGCATCCGGGCGAGCGGCTGCCGATCCTGTTTGAGACGGCCACGGGGAAGATCGCATGGCCTCATCTGAAACCTCATTTTGGGAGACGGGTGCCGTTTTCCCAGAACCATAACCCGTCCCCGTGGCTGGACATGATCCATCTCGATGACGATGGGCTGCCCAGTTCCTACCCTGCGAAACCCGGCGAGAACGGCCGCTGGAGCATGTGTCCGGACAACGCCGGATCGAAGAAGTACAACGTGCACTTCATCCAGACGCCGATGACGCTGGCGGATAAACAAGGCGACACACCGGCCATCGTGGATAAGGACGGGCTGATCTACGTGCTGCACGAGGAGGAAGCCCAGGTCCGCAAGAGCGACATCAAATATCCGCTGGTCGTGCGCGCCAATATCTACGATTGCATCGACTGGATGCTCACCAGCGAATGGGAAGACGACGATCACATCAACTTCCATGCGTCCAAGATCAATACGCACTGGCATTTCTTGCAGTTCGACAATCAATCCTCCGACGGCGTCATTACCGGCTTCTCCTACGAGCAATCCGTGCGCCCCTTCACGATGCTCGAGAAGAAGGTCAACAAGGGCCTGCCGTTGCCGATGAACACGGTCTTTACCAAGCCGGCCAAGAAAGGCGACCGGGTCCTGACGGTCAAAAATGCCGCGCAATACCATCCCAACGTGGAGATTCTGATCGGGGCAGACAACGTCGACGGCAACGAGGTCGGCCGCATCAAATCCATCAAAGGGAATCAGATCACGCTCTACCGGCCGCTCAAGCACGCGCACCCGGCCAACGATATCGTGACCGTGGAATTCGTCCGGCAACGGTTTTGGGTAGATTCGGACGTGGGGACGGTGTTCTGGCACGACCATGCCTTGGGGCGGGTCACCTGGCCGCATGGCGGCTTCGGCACCATCATCATTGAGCCGGTCGGCTCAACCTACCATGATCCCAAGACCGGCAAACCCATCCGCAGCGGACCGCTCGCCGACATCCGGACGGCCGAGCCGGTCGGCTATGGAGTCAATGGAAGCTTCCGGGAGCTGATGGTGCAGTTGAACGACACCGTCCCCCATACGGTGAACATCGTCACCGAAGGCAACCCGCCGGGACAGCCCATCGAGGTGGCGTTAGAAGCCGGCAAGACCGTGTCTTTTGTCATGCCGGAAACCATTCCCATGTCGCCGATGGCGTTTCTCAACGGTGGCACCCATACGACGGGCGGCGGCCTGAACTTCAAGGCGGAACCGATCGCGAGCCGCTTGGCGGCGAATCCTGATCCGTCGAAGCTCTTCAGCAGCGCGGTCCATGGGGACCCCTATACGCCGATGGTGCGCGCCTACCTGGGAGACACGGTGGTGTTCCGGCTGCTCCAGACCATGGCGAATGAGACGATGGTCTGGACCCTCTCCGGCCATACCTATCTCACCGAGCGGTACGCGGGAGATGCCAACCGGAAAAATTCCATCCATATCGGCATCGCCGAACGGTACGACCTGGTCGTGCCGCAAGCCGGCGGCCCGCGGCTCCAGCCGGGCGACTACATCCACTTCAACGGCCGCGCGTCCAAGTTTTCCGAGGGCGCCTGGGGCATCATGCGGGTCCTGGACAAAGAGATTCCGGACCTGCAAAAGCTGCCTGCGGGCTATAGCCGGCGCAACGACATTCCGAAGCCGCTGGCCGTCTGTCCGGCAGAGGCGCCGGTGAAGAGTTTCAACGTCGTGGCGATGGACTACCCCTCGCTGAAGTTGAATCCCAAAGCGCCGGATGCCATCGAGGTCGATTTTGAACGGACGATCCACATGGTCAACCCGAACGCGAAGATTTATGCGCTCGAGGACGAGGTCTCGACGGTCGCGGCGGGCCTCCAGCCGATGCCGCTGACCTTGCGGGCCAATGTGGGGGATTGTCTCAAGGTGAAGCTGACGAACCGGATGAAGGAGGGGCGGGCCTCCTTCTCGGCGATCGGCTTGGCGTTCGATCCCAAGGATTCGCTTGGGGCGAACGTCGGCGGGAACCCCGGCGAGCAGACGGTTGCGCCGGGAGAGAGCCGGATCTATACCTATTATGCGGATCCCTTCCTCGGCGAGACCGCCTCATTGGTCTGGGACTGGGGCAACGTGATGACCCATCCCCGAAATGGGCTGTACGGGGCCGTCATTATAGGGCCAAAGGGCGCGGCCTATCGGGATCCCAAGACCGGCGCGGACCTTTCCGGCAAGAACAGTTGGGTAGCGGACGTGATTGTGGATCGCACGATCCCGGGCCACGAACACCGCGTGAACTATCGTGACGTGGCCTTGTTCTTCCAGGATGAAGACAACATCATCGGGACGAGCTTCATGCCCTATGTGCAGAACACCGCCGGTCTTACGGCGGTGAACTACCGGGCGGAACCCTACAAGTTCCGGGAGGAAACCGGGTGCACGCTCGGCAAGGTCTTCCAACCCTGTGTCGTCGAGAAGCCGGAAGATCCGGCGACCCCGATCATCGAAGCGCATGCCGGAGATCCTGTGCGCATCCATGTGTTCGGAGCCAGCAACGAGCAGAACGGCATGTTCGGCGTTGAACGGCATGAATGGCCGATCGAGCCGTTCATGCGCGGGGCCGATATGATCAGCGTGGTGGAATTCTCGGGGTCCGAGGCGCTGGATGCCTTTATTCCGAGCGCCGGCGGACCGTTCCGCATGCCGGGCGACTACGTCTGGAGCAACCAGCGCCTGCCCTATTCCCAGTCCGGGCAATGGGGATACCTGCGGGTGCTGTCTCCCGGCGATCAGCGACTCCTGCCGCTCTCGGACGGGCGCCCCACGATCAAACAAGCCGCGACCGAGCCCTCGATCCAGACGACGGCTGTGTCAGGCTCCCGCAACTGACCGTCGTTCTGGTTCGAGTCGCAAGACGGGGAACACCGCTCAGTCAGGGTGTTCCCCGTCTTGTTTTTGAGCGCCTACGCTCACCCCCGCACTATTCCACGCGCCCGATCAAGAGTGCCTCAAGCAGATCATCCGGTTTTTGGCCTTCACCGGTGACCATGACCGATCGCGATAGATCGTAAACATCACCGCATAGCCTTCAGCGGCACACACGTCCGCCTGTTTCAAGGGAG
The DNA window shown above is from Nitrospira tepida and carries:
- a CDS encoding sigma-54-dependent transcriptional regulator, producing MENTGKILIVDDEADALDNCRRILSRLGHDCLTEQDPVRAVQRIQIERPELVLTDLCMPGLDGLGVLSEAKRVDPTIKVVLLTAYATVQTAVASMRHGALDYILKPYSSKDLEEVAKRAFGGTEPNGGGVLAQVGGGRLQRTRSGETPALAQILGRSKAILTLLELIRKVADTEASLLIYGESGTGKELVARAIHAHSRRAAHSFVPVDCAALPDTLLESELFGHEKGAFTGAHAAKPGLFEVANGGTVFLDEVSGMSQTLQARLLRVLQERHVRRVGGTRYSDIDVRVIAASNRNLEDACRNGTFREDLYYRLNVIPIVLPPLREREGDVEFLARAFLRRFMDKKANSFGDTATFDPMALSSLNAYTWPGNVRELQNVIERAAALADGPVIRLEHLPERARLIGLKELPDHEVPRYKEAKQEVVRSFERTYLLDLLKRHDWHMGHAAQEAGVDRKTIERMVKRHGLTES
- a CDS encoding multicopper oxidase domain-containing protein, translating into MIWSLIRHHQVLATILCGAVLAWVGDEAAAQHAAHQGATEPSSGAAWAERLKGQTIVEDAMEGRPERTAMVERQHQRIMQQMEQDAEAQRTGGFYHNVNMMHQYGAGNQDVLLMSNPGVEPVSTQGGRCPAAAPVRQYDISAINVEITLNMWLDFYPGYMYVLTEDIDKVREEERRNREAREKDGHDPGAVRNGLQSQWIQPLVIRGNQGDCVKITLRNQLEGNEEVSLNVHGSSMVVASTGQPATTTNPDSIAAPGKAVELEWYIPPTQQEGGRQFHSYSNDRELTVMGLFGSFVIEPKGSEYLDPLGTGEPEPMRSGWQAIIKNGAGPDFREFVLIYHEVGDEAFRPLNKKGDFLPQRDPLTDVYRPVARALNYRSEPFGLDNMQAQHEYFGFEDESMAYSAYTFGDPATTIPRSYLGDPAKFRLVHGGSEVFHSHHPHGGSIRWPRSPRAIDEMPLWHAAKNGPVKYPVIRTKSDRVDVEVIGPSETMDLETECGSGLCQQLAGDFLFHCHVAHHYIAGMWGYWRVYNTLQQGAHHNDTMPALRELPDRAGRLKPGVTSDELIGKTVDWFGKQFRIIEKGKTDWNADPALVTIKDWVEMQLPPQGKPGHKDDELGQTLSYDATVLDWVWQGRRAMTERENTVPNPRYQSAHPGERLPILFETATGKIAWPHLKPHFGRRVPFSQNHNPSPWLDMIHLDDDGLPSSYPAKPGENGRWSMCPDNAGSKKYNVHFIQTPMTLADKQGDTPAIVDKDGLIYVLHEEEAQVRKSDIKYPLVVRANIYDCIDWMLTSEWEDDDHINFHASKINTHWHFLQFDNQSSDGVITGFSYEQSVRPFTMLEKKVNKGLPLPMNTVFTKPAKKGDRVLTVKNAAQYHPNVEILIGADNVDGNEVGRIKSIKGNQITLYRPLKHAHPANDIVTVEFVRQRFWVDSDVGTVFWHDHALGRVTWPHGGFGTIIIEPVGSTYHDPKTGKPIRSGPLADIRTAEPVGYGVNGSFRELMVQLNDTVPHTVNIVTEGNPPGQPIEVALEAGKTVSFVMPETIPMSPMAFLNGGTHTTGGGLNFKAEPIASRLAANPDPSKLFSSAVHGDPYTPMVRAYLGDTVVFRLLQTMANETMVWTLSGHTYLTERYAGDANRKNSIHIGIAERYDLVVPQAGGPRLQPGDYIHFNGRASKFSEGAWGIMRVLDKEIPDLQKLPAGYSRRNDIPKPLAVCPAEAPVKSFNVVAMDYPSLKLNPKAPDAIEVDFERTIHMVNPNAKIYALEDEVSTVAAGLQPMPLTLRANVGDCLKVKLTNRMKEGRASFSAIGLAFDPKDSLGANVGGNPGEQTVAPGESRIYTYYADPFLGETASLVWDWGNVMTHPRNGLYGAVIIGPKGAAYRDPKTGADLSGKNSWVADVIVDRTIPGHEHRVNYRDVALFFQDEDNIIGTSFMPYVQNTAGLTAVNYRAEPYKFREETGCTLGKVFQPCVVEKPEDPATPIIEAHAGDPVRIHVFGASNEQNGMFGVERHEWPIEPFMRGADMISVVEFSGSEALDAFIPSAGGPFRMPGDYVWSNQRLPYSQSGQWGYLRVLSPGDQRLLPLSDGRPTIKQAATEPSIQTTAVSGSRN